From the Candidatus Krumholzibacteriia bacterium genome, the window ACGAGGGCGACCCTCTTCTGCAGCTTCGCCGCGGCGATGGCGCCTTTCTGCCCCGCCGGGCCGCTGCCGATGACGGCCAAATCGAAGCGGCTCGAGTCGTCCACGCGGGCTCCTTGGGCTCCTGACTGGCGATTGCCTGCAGTGTAGCGGACTCCCGCAGAGGCGGCGAAACCTTCGACGCCCCGCACCTACTCGTCACGCACGCGTAACTTCGAGTGACACTTGAGATTAGTCAAGTAGTCTCCTGTCGACAACGGAGGTGCGGTAGGATCCCAGAGCGAGAATCGAGACACGGAAGGGGTGAGCAATGTTGTGGGTCACACGCAAGCGCATCCAGGTGAATCGGGCGGCGACGGCGTGGCTCGTCCGGCGGTTCGTCGACCCGGAAGCAGAGTTCCTCTTCGTGGAGCCGGAGGCGGTAGCCGCCGTGCAGCGGGAGCGCGGCGCGATCGGCTTCGATGCCCCCGGCGCCCGCTATCCACACGCCGATGACCACGGGCGCTGTTCCTTCGAGGCTCTCGTCCAGGAACACCGCGCCGAGGATGCAGCCCTCGTCGCGATGGCGCGGATCGTCCACGGCGCCGACTTCGCCGAGCACGTGGACATGACCCCCGAGTCCGCCGGCCTGGTCGCCATCTCCCGCGGCTTCCCCCTCGTCGCCCGGGACGACCACGAGACGGTCGAGAAGGCGTCCTTCCTCTACGACGCGCTCTACGCCGCACTGCAGAAGCGCACCGGCGTTTCCAAGCCCTGAAGACGACCGGGTCGTCCCGGTGTGGCGATGTCCGCCCTCGCCGGGCTAGCGCGCCTGCGCCGGAGTTGGCGGCTGCGTCTCCACCGTCACCTTGAGAATCCTGCCGGTGAACTTGTTGTCGCCTTCCTTGTACGCTTCGGTCACCGGTGTTTCGTTGTCCATGCCGATGTCGGCGCCCTCGTCGCCGGAGAAGGCGAACGGCATGGTGCGGGGCACGCGCACTTCGCCTGCCGGCTTGCCGTCCACCTGGAGGCGGCTCGTGCCGCCCGAGCCGGGCTTGCCGCCGTCGTAGACGAACTCGTAGCGCACGGTGTGCTTGCCCGGCGCGAGCGCCTGGGGTGAGGAAACCGTGGAGCGCTCCAGGCCACCGAAGTTGTAGACCTCGTGCACCTTGCCCTCCTTCATGTACAGGCTCCAGCCGCCGAAGCGGCCCGCCTGGGCGATGATGACGCCGTTCGCCCCGCCTCGCGGCACCTCCACCTCGGCGGTCACCGCGTAGGAGCGCCCCTTCACGTTGATGCAGGCGTTCTCCATGATGCCCGTCATCCCCTCGTACAAGGTGAGCGAGGTGCGCGGCCCCATCAGGTCCGGGCGGCCGGCGATCGACGCGTCGAAGCGCTCGACGCGCCGGTCGTCCAGGGGGAAAACGTGGTTGCGGATCGCTTCCTTCGCGAACAGGTCCTGCAGCTCCTTCAGCTTCTGCGGATTCTGCGCCGCCAGGTCGTTCGCTTCGCTGAAGTCCGCTTCGATGTCGTAGAGCTCCCAGCGGTCCTGGTCGAACGGCGGCAGTGGAGCCATCAGCCACGGAATGCTGTGGCGCGTGACGGCCGCCCAGCCCTCGTGGTAAATAGCACGGTTGCCGAACATCTCGAAGTACTGGGTGGTGCGCCGGCCCGGGGCCTGCGGAGCGTCGAAGGTGTACAGCATCGACACGCCGTCCATCTTTCGCTGCTGGCTGCCGTTCACCTGCGTCGGTTCCGGGAGGCCTGCTGCTTCGAGCACCGTGGGCGCCACGTCGATGACGTGATGGAACTGGGAGCGCACCTCGCCATGGGCGCCACGGATCCGCGCCGGCCAGGAGATCACCATCGGGTTGCGGGTGCCGCCAAAGTGCGAGGCCACCTGCTTCGTCCATTGGAAGGGCGTGTTGCCGGCCAAGGCCCAGCCGACGGAGAAATGCGGGAACGTGCTCGGCCCTCCCCATTCTTCGAGGTGCGGCAGCTGCGAAGCGACATCGCTCACGATGCCGTTCAGCGCCAGCATCTCATTGTAGGTGCCATCCGGCCCGCCCTCGGCGCTCGAGCCGTTGTCGCCGACGATGTAGAACACCAGCGTGTTCTCCCGCTCCCCCATGTCCTCGATCGCCTGCAGCAGCCGGCCGATCTCGTGGTCAGTGTGCTCGCCGAAGCCGGCGAAGGTTTCCATCTGCCGCGCGAACAGCCGCTTGCGTTCCTCCGAGAGCGAATCCCAGGCGGGGATCTCGGCGGGCCGCTGTGTCAGCTTCGTTCCCGCCGGCACGACACCTAGCTGGATCTGCCGGGCCAGCGTCTGCTCCCGCAAGCGATCCCAGCCCTCCTGGAACTTGCCCTTGTAGCGCTCGATGTACTCCCGCGGCACGTGGTGGGGAGCGTGGGTGGCGCCGGTGGCGAAGTAGATGAAGAACGGCCGGTCCGGCGTCATCGCCTGCTGGAAACGCGCCCAGGCGATGGCTTGATCGGTCATGTCGGTGGTGAAATGGTAGTTCGGGCGATGCGGGGCCTCGACGCGGATGGTGCCGTCATAGATCGCCGGCGCCCACTGGTTCGTCTCGCCGCCGATGAAGCCATAGAACTTGTCGAAGCCCGAGTGGGTGGGCCAGCGGTCCATGGGGCCGGAGACGGAGACCTCCCAGGGGGCGGTCTCGTGGTACTTGCCGAAGGCGGCGGTGCTGTAGCCGTTCAGACGCAGGATCTCCGCGAGCGGCGCAATGCTGTTCGGCCGCACCCCGGTGTTGCCGGGGAAACTCGTCGCCAGCTCCATGATGGCGCCCGCATTGTTGACGTGATGGTTCCTGCCGGTGAGCAAGGCGGTTCGCGTCGGCGAGCAGAGCGCCGTGGTGTGGAAGCGGTTGTAGCGCAGCCCGCTGCTCGCCAGACGCTCGAGCGTCGGCATCTGGATCGGACCCCCGAAGGCGCTCGCATGGCCGAAGCCGATGTCGTCGATGAGCACGATCAGGACGTTCGGCGCCCCGGCGGGAGCTTTGACCTCGAACCGTGGCGGCGCCGTGGCCTTGCGTGCATCCATTTCCGTGATCGGCTTCGACTCCGGCTCGGGGATGGGCAGAACCGTGCGGTTCAGCTCCTCGGCAGCCGCAACGGCGCCAGAGAAGGAGCAGGCCGCGACCAGCGCTCCCCCGCCGGCCACCCTGCAAAGGACGCTCCGCATGCGCTGTGTGTGCATTCCTCTTGAGTCTCCTTTGTCTCCTGGATGGAATGAATGCCAGCTGCCATTGGCGGGCTGGTCGCGGCAGCGTAACACAATGGTTGCCCCGACGCGGTGGATTGGCCTCGTATGGTATATTGCCCCGCCGGTCACTATTTCGCGGGAGGGAGTCCCCATGCCAAGATCCAAGGCCGCATTAGCCGCGGACTTACGCTCGTTGCGCCAGGCCTTGCGCCTGCTGGTGCGCTCGTTCGACCGCATCGCGCCGGTTCTCGCCGCTGCCGGCAGCACCAACGGAAGCCAGCCGCGCCGCAAACGCCGGCTCACTACGGCGCAGCGCGCCGCCTTGAAGCTCCAAGGACGCTACATGGGCACCATGCGTGGCCTGAAGCCGACACAGAAGGCCAAGGTGAAGCGGATCCGGGCCCAGCGCGGGATCCGTGCCGCCATCGCGGCGGCGAGACGTCTGGCCGCCTAGACGCGCACTCCGCCAATGCCGACCGCTCGTGCGGTGCAGCGAGATGCAGCGCCGGTACCTTCCTCGGCTCGAGGTGCGTACGACTGCTCGCAACGCCTGGGCGGCCGCGCCTGCCGGGCCGCCTTTTGCTACGGGCCCGGGGCGGCAGACGTGGCCACGAGCTCTACGATTACCTGCTGGACTTCCTGCAGCTGCATGACGAGGAAGCTGGGTCGCGAGATCTTGAAATCCGCGAGTGCGACGGAGAAGCGGGCGGTGATGCGGAGTCCGGAGCTTCCCTCGACGGGCTCGGGGCTCAGCTCGATCGGCACGTTCAGCGGTTTCTCCACCCCATGCAGGGCGAAGGTGCCGGCGAGGACGAAGGTCGTCTTCTGTCCGGCCTCGAGGTTCGGGCGCGAGAGCTCGGAGATCTTGCCGCCGCGGAAGATGGCCTTGGGGAACTTTTTGGTCTCCAGGTGATTCTCTCGCATGTGCTTGTTGCGGAGCGAGAGCCCCGTGTCCAAGGAGGCGAGATCCACCTCCACCACGGCGTCGATGCTGTCGCCGAGAGCGGCGGGATCGAGAGCCACTTGCCCCTGCACCTCGGTGGTCTTGCCTTCGAAGGTCTCCAGCGGCGCCTTGGAGACGAAGCGCACCAGGTTCGGCTTTCCCGGCTGGATGCGGAAGCTGGCGGCAGCGGCGGCGTGCACCGAGCTGGCGAGCAGCACTGCCACGAGGGTGAGGATTCGCATCGACATCTCCAGACCAGGGGTTTGGTTCAGTAAAAGAGGTGGAGCACGATCTCGGACTGAGTGTAGGTCAGCTCCGTGACGTCCGCTCCCGGCTCGTTCCGGTAGGCGTGCACCATGGCGCTGATGCCGAAGAATGGCGACACCAGCGCATCGAGGCCGCCGCCGGTCTTGACGCGGTATCCCGTGTCGTGATCGATGTCGGGATCGGCATAGTTGTAGACGGCCCGGAAATCCAGCCCCGGGACGATCTGCACCCCCAGTTCGTGCGAGGTGAGCAGCGCCGTGCGCGGGGCTCCGGGCGGGATGGGCGCCGGGCGCAACTCGGCGGGGTCGAGCTTCGACCAGTCCACTTCCCCGACCCAAGTGAAACGCCCCAGGTGCAGGTAACCGAAGGGTCCCCCTGCCGTCCGCCGGCTGGTGTTCTCCTCGTTCCACCAATAGGAGCCGCCCGCTCCCACGCCCACGGGGCCGAGGTGGAAGCGGTACAGGGCCCGGGCCGCGCCGCCGAGTTGATCGTCGA encodes:
- a CDS encoding chromate resistance protein ChrB domain-containing protein; this encodes MLWVTRKRIQVNRAATAWLVRRFVDPEAEFLFVEPEAVAAVQRERGAIGFDAPGARYPHADDHGRCSFEALVQEHRAEDAALVAMARIVHGADFAEHVDMTPESAGLVAISRGFPLVARDDHETVEKASFLYDALYAALQKRTGVSKP
- a CDS encoding YceI family protein, with the translated sequence MRILTLVAVLLASSVHAAAAASFRIQPGKPNLVRFVSKAPLETFEGKTTEVQGQVALDPAALGDSIDAVVEVDLASLDTGLSLRNKHMRENHLETKKFPKAIFRGGKISELSRPNLEAGQKTTFVLAGTFALHGVEKPLNVPIELSPEPVEGSSGLRITARFSVALADFKISRPSFLVMQLQEVQQVIVELVATSAAPGP
- a CDS encoding arylsulfatase → MHTQRMRSVLCRVAGGGALVAACSFSGAVAAAEELNRTVLPIPEPESKPITEMDARKATAPPRFEVKAPAGAPNVLIVLIDDIGFGHASAFGGPIQMPTLERLASSGLRYNRFHTTALCSPTRTALLTGRNHHVNNAGAIMELATSFPGNTGVRPNSIAPLAEILRLNGYSTAAFGKYHETAPWEVSVSGPMDRWPTHSGFDKFYGFIGGETNQWAPAIYDGTIRVEAPHRPNYHFTTDMTDQAIAWARFQQAMTPDRPFFIYFATGATHAPHHVPREYIERYKGKFQEGWDRLREQTLARQIQLGVVPAGTKLTQRPAEIPAWDSLSEERKRLFARQMETFAGFGEHTDHEIGRLLQAIEDMGERENTLVFYIVGDNGSSAEGGPDGTYNEMLALNGIVSDVASQLPHLEEWGGPSTFPHFSVGWALAGNTPFQWTKQVASHFGGTRNPMVISWPARIRGAHGEVRSQFHHVIDVAPTVLEAAGLPEPTQVNGSQQRKMDGVSMLYTFDAPQAPGRRTTQYFEMFGNRAIYHEGWAAVTRHSIPWLMAPLPPFDQDRWELYDIEADFSEANDLAAQNPQKLKELQDLFAKEAIRNHVFPLDDRRVERFDASIAGRPDLMGPRTSLTLYEGMTGIMENACINVKGRSYAVTAEVEVPRGGANGVIIAQAGRFGGWSLYMKEGKVHEVYNFGGLERSTVSSPQALAPGKHTVRYEFVYDGGKPGSGGTSRLQVDGKPAGEVRVPRTMPFAFSGDEGADIGMDNETPVTEAYKEGDNKFTGRILKVTVETQPPTPAQAR